The following DNA comes from Halalkaliarchaeum sp. AArc-CO.
GCGGACCCTCAAGCCCGAGAAGGACAAGGAGATATACCGGGCAGTCGAGGGTGCAAAAGGTGAACTCGGCATCTACATCCGCTCGGACGGGACCGACAAGCCCGCCCGGTTCAAGATTCGGAGCCCGTGTTTCTCCAACCTGCAGACCCTGCCGGAGATGTCCACCGGGGAGTACATCCCGGACATGGTCGCGTCGCTGGGTAGCCTCGACATCGTTCTCGGGGAGGTGGACCGGTGACGCCCCTCCAGCTGTTCCCCGAACAGATCGCCGATCTGCTCGGGCTCGAGGGGTTGCTCGGTGCCGTCGTCGGAGGCGCCATCGGGGCGGCGTTCGTCGCGGTCGTCATGCTGAGCATGACCGCTCTCGCCGGCCCGTGGGCGAAACGGAAAATCACCGCGGCGTTCACCGACCGGTACTCGGTCGAACGGGTCGGACCGTGGGGCCTCGGGACGATCATCGTCGACTCGGTTCGCCTGCTGTCGAAGGAACTCATCATTCCCGACGGCGTCGAACGCCCGTCGTACGATCTCGCGCCGTTGATCCTGCCGGCGTCGGCGATTCTCGGCTTCGCGGTTATTCCGATGGGTGATCTCGGACCGTTCAACATCCATCTGGCCGATCCGGAAGTCGGACTGGTCTTGGTGTTCGCGTTCGCGTCCATCGCGTCGATCTCGCTCGTGATGGGTGGGTACGCCTCGAACAACAAGTACTCGCTTCTGGGATCACTGCGTGCGGTCGCTCAGAACATCGCCTACGAGATCCCGCTGATCCTCGCGGCGATGTCGGTGGTGATCTTCGCCGGAACGCTCCAGTTGGGCGAGATCGTCGCCGCACAGCAGACCGCACTCGTCACGATCGCCGGCTTCGAGATCCCGGCGTGGTACGCGATCGTCAACCCGTTCGCGTTCGTGTTGTTCCTTACGGCGAGCATGGCCGAGATCGGACGCAACCCCTTCGACATTCCGGAGGCGCCGACCGAGATCGTCGCAGGCTACCAGACCGAGTACTCCAGCGTCTACTTCGTGCTGTTCTACCTCGGGGAGTTCCTGCACATCTTCCTCGGCGGTGCGATACTGGCGACGGTGTTCCTGGGTGGCCCGGCAGGACCGGTCCTGCCGGGCTTCGTCTGGTTCATCATCAAGATCTGGGCGTTCTTCCTCTTGACCCAGTGGCTCCGCTCGGCAATTCCGCGGGTCAGGATCGACCAGCTGATCGAGATCGGCTGGAAGGGACTCCTCGTGCTCGCGCTCGCCAACTTCGTGTTGACCGCGGTTATCGTGGGGGTGATCGTCTGATATGATCGGACTGCTCAAATCGATGGCGGTGACGATGAAACACGCACTGGACGGCAAGAAGTTCACAGTGAAATATCCGGAAGAGGAGCCGGAAGTGAGCCCGCGTTTCCGCGGAGTCCACAAGTACAGCCAGGAGCGATGTATCTGGTGTCGTCAGTGCGAAGGCGTCTGTCCGAACGACACGATCCAGATCGTGATGGACGACCAGCGAAACGGCGAACAGTACAACCTCCACATCGGACAGTGCATCTACTGTCGGCTGTGCGAGGAGGTCTGTCCGACCGACGCGATACTGCTCACGCAGAACTTCGAGTTTACGGCGGACAGCAAACACGAGTTCGCCTACAATAAAGAACAGCTGAAGAACGTACCCTGGTATAAGGGGATTGACCCGCTCCAGGCGCGCGAATCGGACAAAAGCGCCTGGGTGGGCGAAGGGGACGGGGAGATCGACTACCAGTAAGAGTACGGGACCGATTCGCCCGTGGGTTCAAAGGGTCGCCGCAGCCGGGGGCCCGATTCCCGCACGGTGACAGCGGCGATCGGACTCGTAATCTTCAAAGGGATACCTCAAGCACACTTAACACAATGGTATATGAAATCGTCGCGTTCGCGCTGTTCGCCCTGGTGACAGTGGGGTTCAGCCTGGGCGTCGTCCTCGCACGGAACGTGTTCAACGCCGTGTTGATGCTGGGCGGCGCGCTGATCAGCGTCGCGGTGCATTACGTGATGTTGCAGGCGGAGTTCCTCGCCGCGGTTCAGATCCTCGTGTACGTCGGCGGGGTACTGGTGCTCATCACGTTCGCCGTGATGCTGACGCGCAACGAAACGGAGGTGGTAACGGCATGACAGGACGCAACCGGCTACTGCCGGGATTGGCCGCGGTCGCATTGTTCGTCGTGATGGCGGTCGTCTTCGTGACCGCACCGTTCGGGGCCGCCGCGGGCTTTCCGGAGGGAGAGTCGCTCGTGATGAACCTCGGATACGCCCTGTTCGATCTCGAGCTGGGCGGGATCCCCGCTGAAGGCTTCCTCGCGGCGTTCCTGATCATCGCGATCGCCCTCGACGTCGCGATCGACTCGGCGATCTTCCTCGCCAAACGCGAGGACGGTGGTCGGTTCGAGACCGGCTTCGGCGGCACAGACGACGAATCGGACGCTGCACCTGCCGGCGGTGCTGCGACGGCCGCCGACGGGGGCGCTTCCGAAGGGGGTGACGTCTGATGGTGTCACCGGAATACTACCTGCTGCTTTCGGCCGCAGTCTTCTCCATCGGTCTGTTCGGTGTTTTGACGCGGCGGAACGCACTGTACTTCCTGATGTCTGTCGAGTTGATGCTGAACGCGGCGGCCATCAACTTCGTCGCGTTCTCCCTGTACTGGGGGAACATGACCGGACAGACGTTCACGCTGTTCGTAATCGCGCTCGCGGCCGCGGAAGTCGCCGTCGGGCTCGGCATCATCCTCGTGCTGTATCGCAACTTCGGTGAACTGGACGTGACCAAAGCCGCAACGATGAGGTGGTAAATTCATGGCTGCATTCGACTACGTACCGGCGATCGTGTTGTTGCCGTTCGTGGCGTTCGTCATCAGCGTGTTCGCTGGACGACTGCTGCCGAAGAAAGGGGCCTTCGCCGGGATCGCCGCGACCGCCGGATCGCTTTTGTTTTCGATCTGGGTGGGCGCGTCGCTCGCGCTGGGGGCTGACCCGATCCAGGAAACGCTGTACACGTGGGCCGCGGCCGACACCTACGAGCTCACGTTCGGAATCCTGATCGATCCGCTCTCGGCGCTGATGCTCGTGATCGTGTCGCTGATCGCCTTCCTCGTCCACGTGTTCAGCCTCGGCTATATGAACGACGAGGGGGAACGCGACCTCCCGAGGTACTACGCCGGACTCGGGCTGTTCACGGCGTCGATGCTCGGGTTCGTCGTGGCGGACAACCTGCTGATGGCGTTTATGTTCTTCGAGCTGGTGGGGCTGTGTTCGTACCTCCTCATCGGCTTCTGGTTCCGCGAGGCAGGTCCGCCCAGTGCCGCAAAGAAGGCGTTCCTCGTTACGCGGTTCGGCGACTACTTCTTCCTGATCGGCGTGGTTGCCGTCTTCGCGACGTTCGGCACCGCCCAGTTCGCGGGCGCGGGCTCGTTCCCCGAACTGGCCGATCTCGCGATGCAGGGCGAAGAGACGATCTGGACGCCCGGCGACCTGGGCGTCGAGACCTGGCTGACGATCGTCGGCCTGCTCGTGCTGGGCGGCGTCGTCGGCAAGTCCGCGCAGTTCCCGCTGCACACCTGGCTGCCCGACGCGATGGAAGGCCCGACCCCGGTGTCGGCGCTGATCCACGCCGCGACGATGGTCGCCGCCGGCGTCTACCTCGTCGCGCGGATCTACGGGTTCTATGCAGTGACCCCGACCACGCTGGCGATCATCGCCTTTGTCGGCGGGTTCACCGCGCTGTTCGCGGCGACGATGGGCGTCGTCAAGGACGAACTCAAGCAGGTGCTCGCCTACTCGACGATCTCCCAGTACGGGTATATGATGCTCGCGCTGGGTGTCGGCTCCTACGTGGCCGCGACGTTCCACCTGATGACCCACGCGTTCTTCAAGGCGCTTCTGTTCCTCGGCGCCGGGTCGGTGATCATCGCGATGCACCACAACGAGAACATGTGGGACATGGGCGGCCTGAAAGACCGGATGCCGGTCACCTACTGGACGTTCCTCGCGGGGTCGCTCGCACTCGCGGGCATCTTCCCGTTCGCCGGCTTCTGGTCGAAGGACGAAGTGCTGTACGAGGCGTTCGTTCACGGCCTGAACGAACCGCTCCTGCTCGGTGCGTACGTGATGGGGCTTTTGGCCGTACCGGTGACCGCCTTCTACACCTTCCGGATGGTGTTTCTCACCTTCCACGGCGAGCCCCGGAGTGACCTCGCCGAGGACCCCCACGGCGTGCGCTGGAACGTGAAGTTCCCGCTCGTGGTGCTCGGCGTGCTGGCGGTCGTCGCTGGCTTCGTCAACATGGTCCCGGTCCAGAAGCTCACCGGGATCCAGCTGGACTATCTCACACAGTGGCTCGACTCCGGGTTCCCTGCGGTGAGCTACTCGCATTACAACGATCTCATTGCGTTCTCCGCCGGCACGATCGCGGACTCGCCGGAGGTAACCGTGATCGTCGCGGCCGGCGTGTCGCTGGGGCTGGCAGTGCTCGGGCTGCTCGTCGCCTGGCAGCTGTACAACGTCCCCGAGCCGACCGAACACACTGAGAAACTCGGAACGGTCAAAGACGTGCTGTACAACAACTACTACCAGGACGAATACCAGGTCTGGCTGGCGAACAGGGCGGCAGACGTCGCGGGCGCCGCGGATCGGTTCGACCAGGGCGTCGTCGACGGCGTCGTCAACGGCATCTCCTCGGTCAGCCTCGCTGCAGGGAGCCGCGTTCGGCGGCTCCAGACCGGCGTGGTGACCAACTACGCTGCGCTGCTTACACTCGGGCTCGTAGCGCTGATCGTGATCCTCGGCGTCGCAGGGGGGTGGTTCCTGTGATGCTCGAAGCGCTACTCGCCGTGACGTTCCTCTCGGCGTTCGTCGTGCTGCTGTCGCCCGACGAGTACGCCGGAAAGCTGGCGTTCGCACTGAGCCTGATCCCGCTTGCGGGCAGTCTACTCCTGTGGCGAGGATTCGACGCCGCCGGTAACGCGCTTACCGACGGGACGCTCGCGTTCGAGACGCAGGCGACGTGGGTCGAGTTCGCGGGCTACGAGATTCAGTGGTTCGTCGGACTGGACGGCATCAGTCTGCCGCTGGTCGTGTTGACGGCGTTCCTCACGACGCTTTCGATCGTGAGCGCCTGGACGCCGATCGACGAACGCCAGAGCCAGTTTTACGGCCTCATGCTGTTCATGGAGGCGAACCTGCTTGGTGTGTTCGTCGCGCTCGACTTCTTCCTGTGGTTCGTCTTCTGGGAGGCAGTACTTCTGCCGATGTACTTCCTGATCGGCGTGTGGGGCGGCCCGCGCCGGAAGTACGCCGCGATCAAGTTCTTCGTGTACACGAACGTGGCGTCGCTAGTAATGTTCATCGGCTACATGGCGCTGGTCTTCTCGCTGCCGGTCGAGACGTTCGGTCTGCCGGAGACGACCGCCGCGATCGCGGCAGGACAGATCGACCCCATCCTCGGCCTGGCGCCGTCGACGCTGCTTACGGCAGCGTTCGTCGCAATGTTCTTCGGGTTCGCGGTGAAGGTGCCGGTCGTCCCGCTTCACACCTGGCTGCCGGACGCCCACGTCGAGGCGCCCACGCCGGTGTCGGTGATGCTGGCGGGCGTCCTGTTGAAGATGGGCACCTACGCGCTGCTCCGGTTCAACTTCACGATGCTTCCCGAGCAGGCGTCCGCGCTCGCGATCCCGATCGCGATCATCGCGGTGCTCAGCGTGATCTACGGTGCGATGCTCGCGCTTGCCCAGCAGGACCTCAAGCGGATCGTCGCCTACTCGTCGGTGTCGTCGATGGGCTACGTCATCCTCGGACTCGTCGCGTTTACCGAGTACGGCGTCGGCGGCGCGACGTTCCAGATGATCGCCCACGGCCTCATCTCGGGGCTGATGTTCATGGCGGTCGGCGTCGTGTACAACGCGACCCACACCCGGATGGTGACCGACATGTCCGGGATGGCAGACAGGATGCCGATCGCGGTGTGGATCCTCGTTGCCGGCGCGTTCGCGTACATGGGCCTGCCGCTGATGGCCGGATTCGCCGGCGAGTTCTTCATCTTCGTGGGCTCGTTCGGCTCGCCGGCCGCCGCCGGACTGATGCCGCTGTTTACGGCGCTTGCGATGTTCGGCATCGTCATCGTCGCCGGCTACCTGCTGTTTGCGATGCAGAAGACGCTGTTCGGGCCGTACCGGCTGGAAGCCGACTACGACGTCGGGCGCGCTCCGGTTCACGACGTGCTGCCGCTTGCGGCGCTGCTCGCGGCGATCATCGTGCTCGGGGTCGTCCCCGACTTGTTCTTCGAGATGATTAGGGACGCAGTTATGCCGCTCGTCGAGAACGGAGGTGGACTGTAATGGTGGCACCCGAATCGGTGATGGCGGCCTCGGAGTGGTTCGCGCTCGCGCCGCCGGTCGTGTTGATCCTTACGGCACTCCTGCTGTTGACGGTCGACGCGATCCGCCCCGACGACCCGTCTAACGGACTGTTCGCGGGTATATCGGCGACCGGCGCGCTCGTTGCGCTGGCGTTTTCGGTGTGGTATCTCGTCGCCGGGGACGCCGTAAACGGGGGCGCGGTGACGTTCTTCAGTGACGCGATCGTCGTCGACGGAATGGCGCTGTTCTTCACCGCCATCTTCGCCTCCGTCGCGGCGATGGTCGTCGTCGCGAGTTTCAACTACCTCGAAGACCTCGACAACACCGCCGAGTTCTACTCGCTCGTGCTGTTTGCGACGTCCGGGATGGCGCTGATGGCCGTCTCGAACTCGCTGGCGACGGTGTTCGTCTCACTCGAACTGGCGTCGCTGCCGTCGTACGCCCTCGTCGCGTTCCTCAAGAGTGACAAGGGCAGCATCGAGGCGGGGACGAAATACTTCCTCATCGGCGCGGTCTCGTCTGCGATATTCGCGTTCGGGATCTCGCTCGTGTACGCCGCGACTGGCTCGCTGCTGTTGCCGGAGGTCGCCGCCGGCCTCGCCGACGTCGACGGGCTGGCCGGCGTCGCCGGCATCGGTATCCTGATGGTGCTCGGCGGGTTCGCGTTCAAGACCGCCTCCGTCCCGTTCCACTTCTGGGCGCCGGAGGCGTACGAGGGCGCGCCCGCACCGGTGAGCGCCTTCCTCTCGTCGGCCTCGAAGGCCGCCGGCTTCGTGGTGGCGTTCCGGGTGTTCGTCGAAGCGTTCCCGCTTGCGACCGCGGCCGCGATCAACGTCGACTGGGCGCTCGCCTTTGCGATTCTGGCGGTCCTGACGATGACCGTCGGTAACTTCGCGGCGGCAGTCCAGGAGAACGTGAAACGGATGCTCGCCTACTCGTCGGTCGGGCACGCGGGCTACGCGCTGATCGGGCTCGCGGCGCTTTCCGCCGGCGGTCCCCACAACGCGGACGTGATGGGTGCGGCGATGACCCACCTGCTCGTCTACGGGTTCATGAACACCGGGGCGTTCCTGTTCGTCGCCATGGTCGAGTACTGGGGCGTCGGGCGGACGTACGACGACTACGCCGGTCTCGCCCGGAAGGCCCCGATGGCCAGCGTCGCGATGACGGTGTTCATGTTCTCGCTCGCGGGGCTGCCGCCCTTCGGCGGCTTCTTCTCGAAGTACTTCCTGTTCGCGGGCGCGATCCAGAACGGCTTCGTCTACCTCGCGGCGGTCGGCGCGGTGAACAGCGCGCTGTCGCTGTACTTCTACAGCCGCGTGGTGAAAGCGCTGTGGATCGACGACCCCACCGGGAGCCTCGATGCGGTCGGCTCCCGACCGACCGGGATCTACGCGGCGATCATGTTCGCTGCCGTGGCGACCGTACTGCTGCTGCCGGGAATCGGCCCGGTCATCGAGACGGCGCAGGCGGTGGCGGCGGTCCTGTTCGCCTGATCGGCGACGACGGCTTCGATTTTTCGTTTCCGTGATCGTCGGCCCGACGGTTCAAAACTCGAACGCGAGCCGTGCGGCCTTCGTCCAGCCGAGGATCATGAGAATCAATCCGCCGATGAGTGCAAACAGCGCGATCATGAGCGGTTCCCCGGTGACGGACTCCCCACTGAAAAAGGCCCCTTCGAGGAGCATGTATCCGCCGTACCCGAGCACCGCAGCGCCGACAGTGCCGACGAGGAACCACGGATACGCGAACACGTGAACCAGAACGTGGTTGGTGGTCACTGAATCACCACCTGACCTCGAACCCATCTAGTCCCGTGGGCTGTTCGTACTCGACGTCGACGTTCGAAACGTCGGCGGCGGGGCTGCCCTCGTGACACCAGTCGACCAGTTGCTCGACCGCCGGTTCGGACCCCTCGAAGACGGCCTCGACCCGGCCGTCCTCGAGGTTCCGAACCCAGCCGTCGACGCCGAGTTCTCTCGCCGTATCACGCGTGTTCGCCCGGTAGAACACTCCCTGTACGTTCCCCGAAACGTACACGTGCGCTCGCGTTTGCTCGCTCATACGCTACTCTCACCCCTTGATTCACTTATAGGTATTCGAACCGACGGACTCAGGTTACCCGCGTTCGATGCACGTGTATGGATCTGTTCGGGACCGCGGGTATCCGGGGGGACGCACGCACTCGAGTGACTCCACGGCTCGCACTGGCGGTCGGGCAGGCGGTCGGAACCGGAATCGGAGAGCAGGACGCCGGGACCGGCCTCGGGCGGAGATCGGAAACGGGCGGCCCGCCCGAGGTGGTGATCGCCCGTGACGGCAGGGACACCGGTCCGGCGCTTTCGGCGGCGATGGAGGCCGGGGTGGCCTCGGCCGGGGCCCGTCCCCTGCGGGCGGGACAGCTCCCCACACCGGCGCTCGCGTACGCCTCGCGCGGGCGCCGCGGTGTGATGCTCACCGCATCGCACAACCCACCACACGACAACGGCATCAAGCTGTTTGCGGACGGCAGCGAGTTCCACCGCGAACTGGAGGGAGAACTCGAGGAGGCGATCGCGGCGGGAACTGAACCGGCCGCGTGGGACGACTGGACAAAAGCGGAAACGACGAGCGTTCTTCCGGCGTATCGGCGAGCAGTCGTCGAATACGCGGCGTCGTTCAGCGGAGTCGGATCCGACGAGGAACCGCCGCTTGCGGGGATGCGAGTCGCCGTGGACTGTGGCAACGGGATGGCGTCGCTCGCCACGCCGCAGGTGTTGCGCGAGCTCGGTGCGACCGTCCTCACCCTCAACGGCAACGTCGACGGTCACTTCCCGGGGCGGGAGAGCAAACCCACCCCGGAATCGTTGTCCGATCTGCGCCGGTTCCTCGCCGACGCCGACGACGTCGCGTTCGGGATCGGCCACGACGGGGACGCCGACCGGATCGTCGTCGTCGATCCCGAGGGGGAGGTGATTCACGAAGACACGATCCTCGCGATTCTGGCCGAAGAGTACGTCCGGCGGTCGACAGCCGACGAACCGGGAGCCCGATCGAGCGATCCGGTCGTGGTAACGACGCCGAACGCCTCGAGCCGGATCGACGAGCGCGTTCGGGCGGCGGGTGGGCGCGTCGAGCGCGTCAGGCTGGGTGCTCTCCACGAGGGGATCGCGACTGTCGAGGCCGACGGTGGGGACGTCGTCTTCGCCGCGGAGCCGTGGAAACATATCCACACCGCGTTCGGCGGCTGGATCGACGGCGTCGCAAGCGCCGCCGTAACGTCGTGTCTGGTCGCCCGCGAGGGGTTGGATGGGCTCTGTGCCCCGGTGTCCGCGCGACCGTATCGGAAGGTGAGCGTCGACTGCCCGGACGACCGGAAAGCAGGTGCGATGGAGCAGCTTTCCGAGACGCTACCGGCGGCGTTCCCCGCGTCGAACGTCTCCACCGAGCACGGGATCCGACTGTCGTTTCCCGACGATTCGTGGCTGCTCGTTCGTCCCAGCGGGACCGAGCCGTACGTCCGGTTGTACGCGGAAAGCGACGACGTCGAAGAGCTGGTCGCCAGCGCGCGGGACGCCATCGAAGGTGCCGTCGAAGCTGCTGCCCGCGCAGAATGAAGGCCGCCGTAGCAGGTTCCTGACCGTGACTCCCCGACGCAATTCGGGATAAAGAGTTTTGCTCCCCCGGCAGTCACAACAGTGCAATGACCGCCCAGGAGTACGACATGGTCGTGGTCGGCGCGGGCACCGCCGGCTGTTACGCCGCCGCCACAGCCGCACGCGAAGGGCTCGACGTCTGTATTGTCGAACGGAAAAACGAATCGGAGGCAGGACATATCGCCTGCGGAGACGCCCTCAAGGGAGCGGACGCGTTCCCGGACGCGATCCCGAAGTCCCAGATCGAGCCGGCGATCACCAACCCTGCGGTCGATCACGGTCGGTTCGAGATCCCACAGGAGGACACTGTACTCGAGATCCCCGTCCCGGGGGAACTCGCAGTGATCGATCGGTGGGAGTACGGGAAACGGATCATCGACGGGGCGACCGACGCAGGCGTCCAGATCGATTACGAGACGGTCGTCGCCGACGTGAAACAGACCGACGACGGGCGCGTCACCGGCATTCGCGGGAAAAAACACGGCAACGTCGTCGAGTACGACGCGGACGTGGTGATCGACGGCGCAGGATCGCTGTCGATCCTGCAGGACGCGGCCGATCTCTCCGAGGGGACCTTCGACACGAACGTCTCGTTTTCTCAGTTCAGCTCCGCCTATCGGGAGATCGTAGAGGTTCCCGAACCCGTCGAGTGGGACGACGCGCTGGTGTTCAAACCGACAGAACGGTCGGCGGGGTATCTGTGGTACTTCCCCCGGACGGAGACGGAGATCAACGCCGGGTTGGGATTCCAGATGAACGAAGAGCCGATGAAGCTGGTGCAGGACCTGAAACGGGACCTCCAGAACCGACCGGAGTTTTCCGGTGCGACGGTGACGGACAAACTCGGCGCGGCGCTTCCCACCCGGCGACCGTACGACTCCGCAGTCGCCCCCGGATTCATGGCGGTCGGCGACGCCGCCGCACACGTCAACCCGACGACCGGCGGCGGGATCGCCGGCGCCGCCTACGCAGGCAAGTACGCCGCAGAGGAGGCAGTCGAAGCGATCACAGACGGTGACGTCTCGGAGGGGGCACTGTGGAAGTACAACGAACGAGTGATGGACCACTTCGGCGGACGATACGCCGGGCTCGACGTGTACAACATCCTCTCGACAGCGGTCGACGTCGACGACCTGATGGGGCTTCTCGCGACGCTGCCCGGGGAGAAACTCGCCGAAGCGCTGTACTCGGGGACGACGTCGGTCGGGCTCGGACTCAAACTGAAGACGGCGATACAGAGCTTCGGGTACTGGGGGCAGATCTGGAACTTCTACGAAACGAAGTCGCTCGCCGACGAACTCATCGACGAGTACGAACGGTACCCCTCCTCGCCGGACGGGTTCCGGGAGTGGCAGCGCCGGCGCGACGGGATCATGGATCGGATCTACGAGACCACCGGCGCGGAGCCGAAGTACTGACGACGACGTTTTTACTCTGGGTTCGCGCGCTCGCCCGGCGCATGCGTCCCGCTGGAACGATTTCTCGACGGTCCGGACAGTACAAAACTGGAAGCCGACACCGTCGGGACCGATCGACAGCGCGGGCCTGTTCGACGTTCGACGAATAAATCATTCGACACCGATACATAGATTTTTACTTGCCCGCAGGGACGTCCCACCATGGGACTGGAAGACGACGCCCGCGAGTACCACCGGCGAGATCCGCCGGGGAAAATCGAGATATCGACAACGAAACCGACGAACACCCAGCGAGATCTGAGTCTCGCGTACTCGCCCGGTGTCGCTGCGCCCTGCATGGACATCGACGACGACCCCGAGAAGGCGTACGCCTACACCGCGAAGGGGAACCTTGTCGGCGTCGTTTCGAACGGCTCGG
Coding sequences within:
- a CDS encoding complex I subunit 1 family protein, whose amino-acid sequence is MTPLQLFPEQIADLLGLEGLLGAVVGGAIGAAFVAVVMLSMTALAGPWAKRKITAAFTDRYSVERVGPWGLGTIIVDSVRLLSKELIIPDGVERPSYDLAPLILPASAILGFAVIPMGDLGPFNIHLADPEVGLVLVFAFASIASISLVMGGYASNNKYSLLGSLRAVAQNIAYEIPLILAAMSVVIFAGTLQLGEIVAAQQTALVTIAGFEIPAWYAIVNPFAFVLFLTASMAEIGRNPFDIPEAPTEIVAGYQTEYSSVYFVLFYLGEFLHIFLGGAILATVFLGGPAGPVLPGFVWFIIKIWAFFLLTQWLRSAIPRVRIDQLIEIGWKGLLVLALANFVLTAVIVGVIV
- a CDS encoding NADH-quinone oxidoreductase subunit I, which produces MIGLLKSMAVTMKHALDGKKFTVKYPEEEPEVSPRFRGVHKYSQERCIWCRQCEGVCPNDTIQIVMDDQRNGEQYNLHIGQCIYCRLCEEVCPTDAILLTQNFEFTADSKHEFAYNKEQLKNVPWYKGIDPLQARESDKSAWVGEGDGEIDYQ
- a CDS encoding NADH-quinone oxidoreductase subunit J, coding for MVYEIVAFALFALVTVGFSLGVVLARNVFNAVLMLGGALISVAVHYVMLQAEFLAAVQILVYVGGVLVLITFAVMLTRNETEVVTA
- a CDS encoding proton-conducting membrane transporter, which codes for MTGRNRLLPGLAAVALFVVMAVVFVTAPFGAAAGFPEGESLVMNLGYALFDLELGGIPAEGFLAAFLIIAIALDVAIDSAIFLAKREDGGRFETGFGGTDDESDAAPAGGAATAADGGASEGGDV
- the nuoK gene encoding NADH-quinone oxidoreductase subunit NuoK, producing MVSPEYYLLLSAAVFSIGLFGVLTRRNALYFLMSVELMLNAAAINFVAFSLYWGNMTGQTFTLFVIALAAAEVAVGLGIILVLYRNFGELDVTKAATMRW
- the nuoL gene encoding NADH-quinone oxidoreductase subunit L, with the protein product MAAFDYVPAIVLLPFVAFVISVFAGRLLPKKGAFAGIAATAGSLLFSIWVGASLALGADPIQETLYTWAAADTYELTFGILIDPLSALMLVIVSLIAFLVHVFSLGYMNDEGERDLPRYYAGLGLFTASMLGFVVADNLLMAFMFFELVGLCSYLLIGFWFREAGPPSAAKKAFLVTRFGDYFFLIGVVAVFATFGTAQFAGAGSFPELADLAMQGEETIWTPGDLGVETWLTIVGLLVLGGVVGKSAQFPLHTWLPDAMEGPTPVSALIHAATMVAAGVYLVARIYGFYAVTPTTLAIIAFVGGFTALFAATMGVVKDELKQVLAYSTISQYGYMMLALGVGSYVAATFHLMTHAFFKALLFLGAGSVIIAMHHNENMWDMGGLKDRMPVTYWTFLAGSLALAGIFPFAGFWSKDEVLYEAFVHGLNEPLLLGAYVMGLLAVPVTAFYTFRMVFLTFHGEPRSDLAEDPHGVRWNVKFPLVVLGVLAVVAGFVNMVPVQKLTGIQLDYLTQWLDSGFPAVSYSHYNDLIAFSAGTIADSPEVTVIVAAGVSLGLAVLGLLVAWQLYNVPEPTEHTEKLGTVKDVLYNNYYQDEYQVWLANRAADVAGAADRFDQGVVDGVVNGISSVSLAAGSRVRRLQTGVVTNYAALLTLGLVALIVILGVAGGWFL
- a CDS encoding NuoM family protein — translated: MLEALLAVTFLSAFVVLLSPDEYAGKLAFALSLIPLAGSLLLWRGFDAAGNALTDGTLAFETQATWVEFAGYEIQWFVGLDGISLPLVVLTAFLTTLSIVSAWTPIDERQSQFYGLMLFMEANLLGVFVALDFFLWFVFWEAVLLPMYFLIGVWGGPRRKYAAIKFFVYTNVASLVMFIGYMALVFSLPVETFGLPETTAAIAAGQIDPILGLAPSTLLTAAFVAMFFGFAVKVPVVPLHTWLPDAHVEAPTPVSVMLAGVLLKMGTYALLRFNFTMLPEQASALAIPIAIIAVLSVIYGAMLALAQQDLKRIVAYSSVSSMGYVILGLVAFTEYGVGGATFQMIAHGLISGLMFMAVGVVYNATHTRMVTDMSGMADRMPIAVWILVAGAFAYMGLPLMAGFAGEFFIFVGSFGSPAAAGLMPLFTALAMFGIVIVAGYLLFAMQKTLFGPYRLEADYDVGRAPVHDVLPLAALLAAIIVLGVVPDLFFEMIRDAVMPLVENGGGL
- a CDS encoding NADH-quinone oxidoreductase subunit N, with product MVAPESVMAASEWFALAPPVVLILTALLLLTVDAIRPDDPSNGLFAGISATGALVALAFSVWYLVAGDAVNGGAVTFFSDAIVVDGMALFFTAIFASVAAMVVVASFNYLEDLDNTAEFYSLVLFATSGMALMAVSNSLATVFVSLELASLPSYALVAFLKSDKGSIEAGTKYFLIGAVSSAIFAFGISLVYAATGSLLLPEVAAGLADVDGLAGVAGIGILMVLGGFAFKTASVPFHFWAPEAYEGAPAPVSAFLSSASKAAGFVVAFRVFVEAFPLATAAAINVDWALAFAILAVLTMTVGNFAAAVQENVKRMLAYSSVGHAGYALIGLAALSAGGPHNADVMGAAMTHLLVYGFMNTGAFLFVAMVEYWGVGRTYDDYAGLARKAPMASVAMTVFMFSLAGLPPFGGFFSKYFLFAGAIQNGFVYLAAVGAVNSALSLYFYSRVVKALWIDDPTGSLDAVGSRPTGIYAAIMFAAVATVLLLPGIGPVIETAQAVAAVLFA
- a CDS encoding acylphosphatase; protein product: MSEQTRAHVYVSGNVQGVFYRANTRDTARELGVDGWVRNLEDGRVEAVFEGSEPAVEQLVDWCHEGSPAADVSNVDVEYEQPTGLDGFEVRW
- a CDS encoding phosphomannomutase, which produces MDLFGTAGIRGDARTRVTPRLALAVGQAVGTGIGEQDAGTGLGRRSETGGPPEVVIARDGRDTGPALSAAMEAGVASAGARPLRAGQLPTPALAYASRGRRGVMLTASHNPPHDNGIKLFADGSEFHRELEGELEEAIAAGTEPAAWDDWTKAETTSVLPAYRRAVVEYAASFSGVGSDEEPPLAGMRVAVDCGNGMASLATPQVLRELGATVLTLNGNVDGHFPGRESKPTPESLSDLRRFLADADDVAFGIGHDGDADRIVVVDPEGEVIHEDTILAILAEEYVRRSTADEPGARSSDPVVVTTPNASSRIDERVRAAGGRVERVRLGALHEGIATVEADGGDVVFAAEPWKHIHTAFGGWIDGVASAAVTSCLVAREGLDGLCAPVSARPYRKVSVDCPDDRKAGAMEQLSETLPAAFPASNVSTEHGIRLSFPDDSWLLVRPSGTEPYVRLYAESDDVEELVASARDAIEGAVEAAARAE